A region of the Pseudorasbora parva isolate DD20220531a chromosome 18, ASM2467924v1, whole genome shotgun sequence genome:
GTACAAAAACAGCAAGTATTGAGTGTATTATTTGATACATATACTGTAGAGCGGTAACTcaatgtctctctctgtctttaagGATATTCTCTCAAGTGTTACTCGTGCATGCCTGATTCGACAAGTTCCTGTAAAACAAAAGTGGAGACATGTCCAGTTGGATTTTCTAAATGTGCAAGCAGTATAGTGGAACAATCAGGTGGTAAGTCCAGTGTGATCTGTATAAATctgctgtcataatttactgaAAATGATAGCGCTGGAGATAAAGTATATTTGTTGATCTTTTCACATAATTGCAGTTCAATTAGATTAGTTTTATTATCCTATTTTAatcatttgtcttttttttgttttgttgttgttgctgcaggTTCCTTAACAACTAAAGCATGTGCAGAGCAATGTAAAGCAGGGACACAAAAGATAGCTGAAGGGACACTGTCTGTCCACTGCTGTGAGACTGACCTTTGCAATGCAGGAGGTATTGGCCTTTATTTGACTGTTTGATTTTATCCACAGTAACTTAAAATGAGGAAATGATACAAATTTTAATACAATTCAATTTaaacaagcaataataataaatgagtGATTATTCATAAGTAGCACAATATAGAGTAGACAAAAACAGTGTAAAACTTGAACAGCATGAAAAGGAGAATCTTATGAATTACTCAAGTGTTGTCAAAgaggttttattgtttttgatcAACAATGAACAtgccattttaatcactatCATTATCAGTTTGGTTAATACTAATGTTTATCATTTTCTTTATTAGATGGAGTGTCTAAGggaagcttccttcagatcgtCTTTCCtttgctcttctctcctctGCTCTTCTACTTCCTGTTTCATTGAGCCCAGATTCTGCACTTCAGATTCTACAGCAAAAACCAGCGAATGAGAGA
Encoded here:
- the LOC137046339 gene encoding CD59 glycoprotein-like → MMDLRVSVVLLFVFLTGGYSLKCYSCMPDSTSSCKTKVETCPVGFSKCASSIVEQSGGSLTTKACAEQCKAGTQKIAEGTLSVHCCETDLCNAGDGVSKGSFLQIVFPLLFSPLLFYFLFH